One genomic segment of Gemmatimonadota bacterium includes these proteins:
- a CDS encoding phosphoadenosine phosphosulfate reductase family protein, with protein MKAEYENRHVLGLSGGRDSAALAVFMRQNLPDLDIEYFFTDTGKELPEVYEFLVKLEGFLGKPIVRLNPDRDFDFWLKQYNDFLPSPQTRWCTRQLKLRPFEQWIKPSLDAGTTIYSYVAIRSDEQYRDGYSSKHDNLIVQLPFKDAGIDKSGVLEILDGVGLGLPTYYEWRTRSGCTFCFFQQKIEWVRLMERHPEYFEEAKRYEKTAMDHGSPFTWSQGESLDDLSRPERIAQIKEDHQRRLERMCEVRQVNPLRPDAEPIDIDDLYGKSKVCLACHK; from the coding sequence GTGAAGGCAGAATACGAAAATCGGCACGTACTCGGTCTTTCTGGTGGTCGGGATAGCGCTGCACTAGCCGTTTTTATGAGGCAGAACCTTCCGGATCTCGATATCGAGTACTTCTTCACCGATACAGGCAAGGAACTTCCCGAGGTTTATGAATTCCTGGTTAAACTTGAGGGGTTCCTGGGCAAGCCTATCGTTCGTTTAAATCCAGATCGTGACTTCGACTTTTGGCTCAAGCAATATAACGATTTCCTCCCGTCTCCTCAGACCCGCTGGTGTACCCGCCAGTTAAAGTTACGTCCTTTTGAGCAGTGGATAAAACCATCGCTAGACGCCGGCACGACGATTTACAGTTATGTTGCCATACGATCGGACGAACAATACCGGGACGGATACTCATCCAAACACGATAACCTGATCGTACAATTACCATTCAAAGATGCCGGTATAGATAAGTCAGGTGTATTGGAGATACTTGATGGCGTAGGGCTTGGACTACCCACATACTATGAGTGGAGGACACGCAGTGGGTGTACATTCTGTTTCTTCCAGCAGAAGATTGAGTGGGTACGACTCATGGAACGCCATCCTGAGTACTTTGAGGAAGCAAAGCGCTATGAAAAGACGGCGATGGACCACGGTTCACCGTTTACATGGAGTCAGGGCGAGTCGTTAGATGATCTGTCAAGACCAGAGCGTATCGCGCAGATCAAAGAAGACCACCAAAGGCGACTTGAACGAATGTGTGAAGTCCGCCAGGTAAATCCGCTCCGACCAGACGCAGAGCCAATAGACATTGATGATTTGTATGGGAAGTCCAAGGTGTGTCTAGCGTGTCATAAATAG
- a CDS encoding DGQHR domain-containing protein, with protein sequence MQLYPALKARMGSWNYYIVKMRMREVATEVKFGSQVHNDYTLDEAIQRTITESRVKKEIVTYLRGQTDRFFSSLVVAAVGGSPMFYPVSIAEDPRFQVFADEESIEQSFGVLRFSGTQDYYALDGQHRLKAIKTLLQPDEDETGWVEPPDEFENEEISVLMVIRPDSADEADWLESYRRLFSSLNRYAKPTDNDTNIIMDEDDLFAILTRRLISTHNFFKSKGRHQESIRIKTKGRPLSEGTPYFTSLQQLYFLNELLLTTQIRYNTGWGPGPESERVEKVKEFKRFKPEEEYLDELYYELVLYWDAIIDTISDLRTLHPIDARNHQADGSGDEIADNALFWPNGQEVLIKVARALLDRQPSPDVLTIEKAKSALNPLEKVDWRLHNVPWRGLLLVYASDTKKWSMRSEDRKNAIDTAILLLRWITGISQLTEQEENQVKEQWNARLGPLPETDNTEALWEQIQQQCQLVAE encoded by the coding sequence ATGCAACTTTATCCTGCACTCAAAGCGCGTATGGGAAGTTGGAACTACTACATCGTAAAAATGCGAATGAGAGAAGTAGCTACCGAGGTCAAGTTTGGGTCGCAAGTACACAATGACTACACACTCGATGAAGCAATTCAACGCACGATAACGGAAAGTAGAGTGAAAAAGGAAATCGTCACGTATTTAAGAGGTCAAACTGACCGGTTTTTCTCATCACTTGTAGTCGCAGCTGTTGGAGGATCCCCCATGTTCTATCCAGTGAGCATAGCTGAGGATCCACGATTTCAGGTTTTCGCGGACGAGGAGAGCATTGAACAGTCTTTCGGAGTGTTGCGGTTCTCTGGAACTCAGGATTACTACGCTTTGGATGGACAACATAGATTAAAGGCAATAAAAACACTGTTGCAACCAGATGAAGACGAAACGGGATGGGTCGAACCTCCGGATGAGTTTGAAAATGAAGAAATCTCGGTATTGATGGTGATTCGTCCAGACTCAGCCGATGAAGCTGATTGGCTTGAGTCTTACCGTCGTCTGTTTTCAAGCCTGAATAGATATGCAAAACCTACCGATAATGATACCAATATCATCATGGATGAAGACGATCTATTCGCAATACTCACACGACGCCTAATTTCCACACATAACTTCTTTAAATCTAAAGGAAGGCATCAAGAATCAATTCGTATAAAGACTAAAGGGCGTCCACTCAGTGAAGGCACCCCTTACTTCACAAGTCTACAACAGCTTTACTTCCTAAATGAATTGTTACTTACAACCCAGATAAGGTACAATACCGGTTGGGGTCCTGGCCCTGAATCAGAAAGGGTAGAAAAAGTAAAAGAGTTTAAACGGTTTAAGCCTGAGGAAGAATACTTAGATGAGCTGTATTATGAACTAGTACTTTATTGGGACGCAATCATCGACACCATATCTGATCTTCGAACATTACATCCGATTGATGCCAGAAACCACCAAGCAGATGGATCGGGTGACGAGATTGCGGATAACGCACTTTTCTGGCCAAATGGCCAGGAAGTTCTGATTAAAGTTGCGAGAGCTTTGCTCGATCGACAACCATCTCCCGATGTACTTACTATTGAGAAAGCGAAATCCGCGCTAAATCCACTGGAAAAAGTGGACTGGAGGCTACACAACGTACCTTGGCGTGGACTGTTACTGGTATACGCATCTGATACAAAAAAATGGTCCATGAGGAGCGAAGATCGAAAGAATGCGATAGATACTGCGATTCTACTACTTCGCTGGATTACGGGAATCTCACAGCTAACCGAACAAGAAGAGAATCAAGTTAAAGAACAATGGAATGCAAGATTGGGGCCTCTACCTGAGACTGATAATACAGAGGCGTTGTGGGAGCAAATTCAGCAACAGTGTCAATTAGTAGCAGAATGA
- a CDS encoding DEAD/DEAH box helicase — METSTELFRWEDHSLIVNHLNDGSRSTLEVSLESNQESLQHERSVSEPGKLSRAASILLTLDANRARGVKQGKVVRISVTKPHTRQPTRLSSAKQALALRPTVQELIAPLLYDRISHSKLRPFQETGVNWLLNHRVGILADDMGLGKTAQALVAAEHLITQGNIQSALVTCPKSLLANWEVECGRWVPGLTVLRVMPRKDQSDKVWSAILGRSHVIVTSYEQLRTLPTPLLSTKLDLVIADEAHRLRRSQAKLVKSFRLMVIDRMWALTGTPIERHEVDLATLLSLLEPTRFSAQTANFGHTDLRAQARPYILRRMKRDVLSELPRVIDTKEMLELTPTQKQKYTSVMSKPLSLDVSEVLKRFTVLRSICDVDPRTGSSSKLDRIVEILHSVREADEKAVVFSYLLQPLEILESRIKRMKSKLQAVVLTGKLTAGDRERVLRQFRNDSDIVALLCSSRVGGEGLTLTEANHVLFINEWWNPSANSQARDRVVRLGQERIVHIHRFRCEGTLEEALEQILKRKSDAFTNILDALVVGETPTSSRHLEILGKELRGELLKHGTI, encoded by the coding sequence ATGGAAACTAGTACGGAGTTATTCAGATGGGAAGATCACAGTCTAATCGTTAATCATTTAAACGATGGTAGTCGGAGTACATTAGAAGTTTCGTTAGAATCGAACCAAGAATCGCTCCAACACGAACGTTCGGTCTCAGAGCCAGGAAAATTGAGTCGCGCCGCGAGCATATTGCTTACTTTAGACGCGAATCGTGCTAGGGGTGTAAAACAAGGAAAAGTCGTTAGGATAAGCGTAACGAAACCCCACACTCGGCAACCAACTAGGCTGAGTAGTGCAAAGCAAGCTTTGGCGTTACGTCCAACCGTTCAGGAATTAATCGCCCCACTCTTGTACGACCGAATTTCTCATTCAAAACTTAGGCCGTTTCAGGAAACTGGTGTTAATTGGTTATTAAATCACCGAGTTGGGATTCTTGCCGATGATATGGGGCTAGGTAAGACTGCTCAAGCGCTTGTTGCAGCAGAGCATTTAATCACCCAAGGTAATATACAAAGCGCCCTCGTTACATGTCCTAAATCACTACTTGCTAATTGGGAAGTAGAATGTGGAAGATGGGTACCCGGGCTAACAGTCTTACGTGTAATGCCACGTAAAGACCAATCAGACAAAGTCTGGTCTGCTATACTTGGAAGATCACATGTGATAGTAACAAGCTATGAGCAGTTACGCACATTACCTACCCCATTGTTATCAACGAAACTGGACCTGGTGATCGCGGATGAAGCCCACAGGCTAAGACGGTCACAAGCGAAACTTGTTAAATCATTTCGGTTAATGGTAATAGACCGCATGTGGGCATTAACGGGAACCCCTATTGAGCGACACGAGGTTGATTTAGCGACTCTACTTTCTCTGTTGGAACCAACGAGATTTTCGGCTCAGACTGCCAATTTTGGTCATACTGACCTTAGAGCTCAGGCGCGACCCTACATCCTTCGCAGGATGAAGAGGGATGTCCTTAGTGAATTACCACGAGTGATTGATACCAAGGAAATGTTGGAACTAACTCCCACGCAAAAACAAAAATACACGTCTGTGATGTCAAAACCACTGTCTTTGGATGTAAGTGAAGTTCTAAAAAGATTCACTGTTTTGCGCTCGATTTGTGATGTTGATCCTCGAACCGGTTCTAGTTCTAAACTAGATAGAATAGTTGAAATCCTGCATTCCGTGCGAGAAGCCGACGAAAAGGCAGTAGTTTTTTCTTATTTGTTACAACCATTGGAGATACTTGAGTCTCGAATTAAACGAATGAAATCTAAATTACAGGCAGTCGTTCTTACCGGGAAGCTCACAGCAGGAGACAGGGAACGTGTTCTTCGACAGTTTCGAAACGACAGCGATATTGTTGCCTTACTGTGTTCTAGTCGAGTTGGAGGGGAGGGTCTGACTTTAACAGAAGCCAATCATGTGTTGTTCATAAACGAGTGGTGGAATCCATCCGCAAACTCGCAAGCCCGGGATAGAGTCGTACGGTTAGGGCAGGAACGAATAGTTCACATTCATAGGTTTCGGTGCGAAGGTACCTTAGAGGAAGCACTTGAACAGATCCTCAAACGTAAGAGCGACGCATTCACTAATATCCTTGACGCACTCGTTGTTGGTGAGACTCCGACTTCTTCGAGACACTTAGAGATATTAGGAAAAGAACTAAGAGGGGAACTTTTAAAACACGGTACAATATAA
- a CDS encoding sulfurtransferase produces MHTTLIDVHTLNRHHQDPDWRVIDARFSLADAGQGAREYGEGHVPGAVYAHLDDDLSGPIVRGVTGRHPLPSVERATEIFSQFGIDESMQVAVYDGAGGSVAARVWWMLRWLGHDAVAVLDGGWPAWTGAGLPVTRDVPGVGPRTFVPNVRAHLVTDVEGVDRHRKDETWAVLDARTPERFRGEQEPIDPVAGHIPGATCATFDANLGEDGCFRSPEELRRRFEGLFGGVPVDHAINYCGSGVSACHNLLAIAHAGLGDAVLYPGSWSEWITDEDRPIGAGEG; encoded by the coding sequence ATGCATACCACACTCATCGACGTACACACGCTGAACCGGCATCACCAGGACCCGGACTGGCGCGTGATCGATGCCCGGTTCTCCCTGGCCGACGCTGGCCAGGGCGCCCGTGAGTACGGCGAGGGCCATGTGCCCGGAGCCGTATACGCTCACCTGGATGACGACCTCTCCGGTCCCATCGTGCGTGGAGTGACCGGCCGGCATCCCTTGCCTTCGGTGGAGCGCGCCACCGAGATTTTCTCGCAGTTCGGGATCGACGAAAGCATGCAGGTCGCGGTCTACGACGGTGCGGGTGGTTCGGTGGCCGCCAGGGTGTGGTGGATGCTCCGCTGGCTGGGCCACGACGCCGTCGCCGTGTTGGACGGGGGCTGGCCGGCGTGGACCGGGGCGGGACTACCGGTGACGCGAGATGTTCCGGGAGTTGGGCCGCGCACCTTCGTGCCCAACGTTAGGGCACACCTGGTCACCGACGTGGAAGGCGTCGACCGTCATCGGAAGGACGAGACCTGGGCCGTCCTGGACGCCCGCACGCCGGAGCGTTTCAGGGGCGAACAGGAACCCATTGATCCCGTGGCCGGCCATATCCCGGGCGCCACATGCGCGACATTCGATGCTAACCTGGGGGAAGATGGATGCTTTCGGTCGCCGGAGGAACTGAGACGGAGATTTGAAGGGCTATTCGGCGGCGTGCCGGTCGACCACGCCATAAACTACTGCGGATCGGGCGTATCGGCCTGCCACAACCTGCTCGCCATCGCCCACGCGGGCCTGGGGGACGCCGTGCTTTACCCCGGTTCCTGGAGCGAATGGATTACCGACGAGGACCGGCCGATCGGGGCGGGGGAGGGGTGA